A window from Hallerella porci encodes these proteins:
- a CDS encoding RNA methyltransferase, giving the protein MLSFRIVLVEPEHPHNVGFVARAMHCNAIPELYIVYPNRDTVNPESYRTAHNSAEILDAAKVVHTLDEALATAHYAIAFSRRRFDTVIPHTPLPQVTEILPKEGTVALVFGRESCGLALDEIERCAMICEIPVPGQMSLNLAQAVTTACYELCRNGLLDNRGLRTDRVPLKRGRVEQANIGQIENFLQYLRAHLTDRYQNNTWTESAVREFLQRLAPTRFEMSALLGLVKSLVMQSSLKSQDKK; this is encoded by the coding sequence ATGCTTTCATTTCGAATTGTTCTTGTAGAACCTGAACATCCGCATAATGTGGGATTTGTCGCACGGGCGATGCATTGCAACGCGATTCCCGAACTTTATATTGTGTATCCAAATCGCGATACGGTCAATCCAGAATCGTATCGGACGGCGCACAATTCTGCAGAAATTTTAGATGCGGCAAAAGTCGTGCATACATTAGACGAAGCGCTTGCGACTGCGCATTATGCCATCGCATTTTCTCGTCGTCGATTTGATACGGTGATTCCGCATACGCCGCTTCCGCAGGTTACAGAAATTCTTCCGAAAGAGGGAACTGTTGCGCTCGTTTTTGGCCGCGAATCTTGCGGGCTTGCGCTCGATGAAATTGAACGCTGCGCGATGATTTGTGAAATTCCGGTTCCGGGTCAAATGAGTTTGAATTTAGCGCAAGCGGTAACGACTGCGTGCTACGAACTTTGTCGCAATGGTCTTTTGGACAATCGCGGACTTCGCACGGATCGCGTGCCTTTAAAACGCGGACGCGTTGAACAAGCGAATATCGGACAAATTGAAAATTTTCTTCAGTATCTGCGGGCGCATTTAACGGATCGTTATCAAAATAACACGTGGACCGAATCCGCGGTTCGCGAATTTTTGCAGCGCTTAGCGCCAACGCGATTTGAAATGAGCGCGCTTCTCGGACTTGTCAAAAGTTTAGTGATGCAGAGTTCGTTAAAGTCGCAGGATAAAAAATAA
- a CDS encoding diacylglycerol/lipid kinase family protein: MLKFSFLINPISGGGQGKSILKFVPEIMQSMGFENSEWKAELTDGKRLREQIREVAEKTETLIAVGGDGTMSTMLSVMLESGLAEKVRLGLIPLGTGNDLARVLNLYDTFVNKGLLFLVRRLVQAKHRPFDIWKVNGKFVLANYFSSGIDARIAHDFNADRASGKVSSTSVIANKLHYVRRFFADRRHCLGNAKLKFLTQDGIWQEEDVSGFRTVIVGNIPSFASGANPFDGGDMADGLLEVVPVPNMNSFFGALALGTVPLLGKIYKRCFLKTHHAKEIILQTSEEEFHQLDGDDLTRRVGSEIHIEFGSRVQMLTLEPGIKIG, from the coding sequence ATGTTGAAGTTCAGCTTTTTAATCAATCCGATCAGCGGCGGTGGGCAAGGAAAGTCCATCTTAAAGTTTGTACCGGAAATTATGCAATCCATGGGATTTGAAAATTCCGAATGGAAGGCTGAACTCACCGATGGAAAAAGGCTGCGCGAACAAATTCGCGAAGTCGCCGAAAAAACGGAAACTCTCATCGCTGTCGGCGGTGATGGCACGATGTCCACAATGCTTTCGGTAATGCTCGAATCGGGGCTCGCCGAAAAAGTTCGCTTAGGACTCATTCCGCTCGGCACAGGAAATGATTTAGCGCGCGTTTTAAATTTATACGATACCTTTGTGAATAAAGGATTGCTTTTCTTGGTGCGTCGTTTAGTGCAAGCGAAGCATCGTCCGTTTGACATTTGGAAAGTCAACGGAAAATTTGTGTTGGCAAATTATTTTTCGAGCGGAATTGACGCGCGGATTGCTCACGATTTTAATGCGGATCGCGCATCGGGGAAAGTTTCAAGCACATCGGTAATCGCCAATAAATTGCATTATGTGCGCCGTTTCTTTGCCGATCGTCGTCATTGTTTGGGAAATGCGAAACTCAAATTTTTAACGCAAGATGGCATTTGGCAAGAAGAAGATGTTTCGGGATTTCGCACGGTCATCGTCGGCAATATTCCGAGCTTTGCGTCGGGCGCAAATCCGTTTGACGGCGGCGATATGGCGGACGGCCTTTTAGAAGTGGTGCCGGTTCCCAATATGAATTCTTTTTTCGGAGCGCTTGCGCTTGGAACGGTTCCGCTTTTAGGAAAAATTTATAAGCGTTGCTTTCTCAAAACGCATCATGCGAAAGAAATTATTTTGCAGACTTCCGAAGAAGAATTTCATCAGTTGGATGGCGATGATTTGACGCGTCGCGTCGGCTCAGAAATTCATATTGAATTTGGTTCACGGGTGCAAATGCTCACTCTCGAACCGGGAATAAAAATCGGATGA
- a CDS encoding THUMP domain-containing class I SAM-dependent RNA methyltransferase has protein sequence MSLSKRIKRHVSATPHLFRVICHLGFEKTCAKELQQLGLVSPCTISDGAIFLEAKIEDAWRFLAFSRTATRIEMQIAEFRAENFGRLEKKSAEIPWELYFFKSSIPAVHSFCKKSRLYHSDAISERVSAIIQNALNERGILPADLDDGFSPAWNSPTQTIFVRLENDICKISLDLAGEPLYKRGFNRHVESAPVRDTLAASILFEAEFYSKKILLDPMAGSGTFSLEAALFKAQAHLNKTRHFATESLPFFRPAAWNFLTSHFQGIDASSLSKIAASDFSEKAFSTLQFNLISAGAAPFLKNLPAETLQISRANFFDLPQAKAGTLLVLNPPYGKRISADITTLYREIGKKIRSDFTQADIAIMIPGLAAEKAFALTPNHFIKTSNGGIDVKVFFIKNG, from the coding sequence GTGTCTTTATCCAAACGCATCAAGCGGCACGTGTCCGCAACTCCGCATCTTTTTCGAGTGATTTGTCATCTCGGTTTTGAAAAAACTTGTGCCAAAGAATTGCAGCAACTCGGGCTCGTTTCTCCGTGCACGATTAGCGACGGCGCAATTTTCTTAGAAGCAAAAATCGAAGACGCTTGGCGTTTCCTCGCTTTCTCGCGAACGGCGACGCGCATCGAAATGCAAATTGCAGAATTTCGCGCAGAAAATTTCGGGCGTTTAGAAAAGAAGTCCGCAGAAATTCCTTGGGAACTTTATTTTTTCAAATCGTCCATTCCCGCGGTACATTCCTTTTGCAAAAAATCGCGATTGTATCACAGCGATGCCATTTCAGAACGCGTTTCTGCAATCATTCAAAATGCATTAAATGAACGCGGCATTTTGCCTGCAGATTTAGACGATGGATTTTCGCCCGCTTGGAATTCTCCAACGCAAACCATTTTTGTGCGCTTGGAAAATGACATTTGTAAAATCAGTTTGGATCTCGCCGGCGAACCGCTTTATAAACGCGGATTCAATCGTCATGTTGAAAGCGCTCCGGTCCGCGATACTCTTGCCGCGTCCATTCTCTTCGAAGCGGAATTTTATTCGAAAAAAATTCTCCTCGATCCAATGGCGGGAAGCGGCACATTTTCTCTTGAAGCCGCTCTTTTCAAAGCGCAAGCGCATCTCAATAAAACGCGCCATTTCGCAACAGAATCGTTGCCCTTTTTCCGCCCCGCTGCGTGGAATTTTCTCACCTCGCATTTTCAAGGAATTGACGCCTCTTCTCTTTCAAAAATTGCGGCCAGCGATTTTTCCGAAAAAGCATTTTCCACTTTGCAATTCAATTTAATTTCTGCGGGCGCAGCGCCGTTTTTAAAAAATCTTCCTGCAGAAACTTTGCAAATTTCTCGCGCGAATTTTTTTGATTTGCCCCAAGCCAAAGCGGGAACTCTTCTCGTTTTAAATCCGCCGTATGGAAAACGCATTTCCGCGGACATCACAACTCTTTATCGCGAAATCGGAAAAAAAATCCGCAGCGATTTTACGCAAGCGGATATCGCCATCATGATTCCGGGATTAGCGGCCGAAAAAGCGTTTGCGCTCACCCCGAATCATTTTATCAAAACGTCAAACGGCGGCATTGACGTCAAAGTTTTCTTCATCAAAAACGGATAA
- a CDS encoding UDP-3-O-(3-hydroxymyristoyl)glucosamine N-acyltransferase encodes MKKIDAESLAKFLAGELQWKTATENFEITGFAPLKEANQNQISFFTGKTVTGELRSASAGLLLVASDFVGEPEVGALLRVKNPYAAMVRAVKFLYEENFSETKIAASAKIHPSAVVEGIVGEKAEIGPGSVVMRGAEIGAGTILQANVTIYPNVKIGENCIFQAGAVVGSRGFGFYVDEDGERKMVPHVSGVRIGNRSEFGANSVVAAGFLAPTKIGDDCHFDSFVQIGHNCEVGNRVYMASQSGLGGTTVVEDDCEFAGGAQIAGHLTIGRGAVIAAKAGVTKSIPAGAVYAGFPAEPIEKWRKGIVCVRKLSR; translated from the coding sequence ATGAAAAAAATAGATGCGGAATCGCTTGCGAAATTTTTAGCGGGCGAATTGCAATGGAAAACGGCGACGGAAAATTTTGAAATCACAGGTTTTGCGCCGCTGAAAGAGGCAAATCAAAATCAAATTTCTTTTTTTACGGGGAAAACGGTAACAGGTGAATTGCGGAGCGCGTCCGCGGGTTTACTTTTAGTCGCTTCGGATTTTGTGGGCGAGCCCGAAGTCGGTGCGCTTTTACGGGTGAAAAATCCGTATGCGGCGATGGTGCGGGCGGTGAAATTTTTATACGAAGAAAATTTTTCGGAAACGAAAATTGCTGCGTCGGCAAAAATTCATCCGTCTGCAGTTGTAGAAGGAATCGTCGGTGAAAAGGCGGAAATCGGGCCGGGCTCCGTGGTGATGCGCGGGGCAGAAATTGGCGCGGGGACAATTTTGCAGGCGAATGTGACGATTTATCCGAATGTAAAAATCGGTGAAAATTGCATTTTCCAAGCGGGCGCAGTCGTGGGGTCGCGCGGCTTTGGATTTTATGTCGATGAAGATGGCGAACGCAAAATGGTTCCGCATGTGAGCGGAGTTCGCATCGGCAACCGTTCTGAATTTGGCGCAAATTCTGTCGTGGCTGCGGGATTTCTTGCGCCGACGAAAATTGGCGACGATTGTCATTTTGATTCGTTTGTGCAAATCGGGCATAATTGCGAAGTGGGAAATCGCGTTTATATGGCGTCGCAGTCGGGTCTCGGCGGGACAACCGTTGTCGAAGACGATTGTGAATTTGCAGGCGGCGCACAAATTGCGGGGCATTTAACGATTGGTCGCGGGGCAGTCATCGCTGCGAAAGCGGGAGTCACAAAAAGCATCCCCGCGGGCGCAGTTTATGCGGGCTTTCCCGCAGAACCGATTGAAAAATGGCGCAAAGGAATCGTCTGCGTGCGAAAACTTTCGCGCTAA
- a CDS encoding MBOAT family O-acyltransferase — MNHLADLLQSIFLFDPSKPLIFTQFYFWAFFAIVFALFTIFHSKILLRNAFLFFASLFFYYKTSGSYLTLLVFCVIVNFFGGKILDKLTRRGFKIALLVSLVVIDLLTLGYFKYAYFFVDVVHQLFGIDLKVYNFFAAAGNRIFHTNSLVDQIILPVGISFFTFQAISYCVDVFKKTVKPIQNIFDFGFYLTFFPQLVAGPIIRADKFIPQLHRKFFLSHHAFGMAVFWILNGLAKKIIMSDFLATQFVDKVFETPLLFTGFENLLALFAYSLQVYADFSGYTDIATGVALLMGFRLPQNFNSPYKADKPSEFWHRWHMSLSRWLRDYIYIPLGGNRGAGFGTFFWTAVISAIAILLSGSVWVALGLGILYAALALWAFFRVDSRKTIAKHINAMITQLMGGLWHGASWNFIIWGGLNGIGMIANTQWCKQKIEVRAILMFVITAVATILCKLHYEPIFGIAAIWSGIIFVGIYAKLVYGLFSKTPLPRLRFAWNVILTFIFITSTRLFFRAGSNLDPAEANEVAWETARNMIHQIGSPWNFSLVPQMAYSHLSIILVFALGMAIHWLPDRFKRSYRVIFCHLPIWAMILFAVFACLVIYQFSSADSPPFIYFQF, encoded by the coding sequence ATGAACCATCTCGCCGACCTTCTTCAAAGCATTTTCTTATTCGATCCTTCGAAGCCGCTGATTTTTACGCAGTTTTATTTCTGGGCATTTTTTGCCATCGTCTTTGCGCTGTTCACGATTTTTCACAGCAAAATTTTACTGCGCAATGCGTTTCTCTTTTTTGCGAGTCTTTTCTTTTATTATAAAACGAGCGGAAGTTATTTAACGCTTCTCGTTTTCTGCGTCATCGTCAATTTCTTCGGCGGGAAAATTTTAGACAAATTAACTCGTCGCGGATTTAAAATTGCGTTGCTCGTTTCTCTCGTCGTCATCGACCTTTTAACTCTCGGCTATTTTAAATATGCGTACTTTTTCGTCGATGTCGTGCACCAACTTTTTGGCATCGATTTAAAAGTCTACAACTTTTTTGCCGCGGCGGGCAATCGCATTTTCCATACAAATTCTCTAGTCGATCAAATCATTCTCCCTGTCGGCATTTCATTTTTTACCTTTCAAGCGATTAGCTATTGCGTCGATGTGTTCAAGAAAACGGTAAAACCGATTCAGAATATTTTTGACTTCGGATTTTATTTGACATTTTTCCCGCAACTCGTCGCCGGCCCGATTATCCGCGCCGATAAATTTATTCCGCAATTACACCGCAAATTTTTCTTATCGCATCACGCCTTTGGGATGGCAGTCTTTTGGATTTTAAACGGCCTCGCCAAAAAAATTATCATGAGCGATTTCTTGGCGACGCAATTCGTCGATAAAGTTTTCGAGACTCCGCTACTCTTCACGGGCTTTGAAAATTTACTCGCACTCTTTGCGTATTCGTTACAAGTTTACGCCGACTTTTCGGGCTATACCGATATTGCGACCGGAGTTGCGCTGCTCATGGGCTTCCGTTTGCCGCAGAATTTTAACAGTCCGTATAAAGCCGACAAGCCTTCGGAATTTTGGCATCGTTGGCACATGTCGCTTTCTCGTTGGCTACGCGATTACATTTACATTCCTCTCGGCGGAAACCGCGGCGCAGGATTTGGCACATTCTTTTGGACTGCGGTCATTTCGGCGATTGCGATTCTTCTTTCGGGAAGCGTTTGGGTGGCACTCGGGCTCGGCATTCTTTACGCAGCCCTTGCGCTCTGGGCATTTTTCCGAGTGGATTCGCGCAAAACAATTGCGAAGCATATCAATGCGATGATTACGCAGCTCATGGGCGGACTTTGGCACGGCGCAAGTTGGAATTTTATCATCTGGGGCGGATTAAACGGAATCGGAATGATCGCCAACACGCAATGGTGTAAACAAAAAATTGAAGTACGCGCAATTCTCATGTTTGTGATTACAGCAGTCGCCACCATTCTTTGCAAATTGCATTACGAACCGATTTTTGGAATCGCAGCCATTTGGAGCGGAATTATTTTCGTTGGCATTTATGCAAAACTCGTTTACGGACTTTTTTCTAAGACGCCACTTCCCCGCTTACGTTTTGCGTGGAATGTGATTTTGACATTCATCTTTATCACTTCAACGCGTTTATTTTTCCGCGCAGGTTCCAATTTGGATCCCGCTGAAGCGAACGAAGTCGCTTGGGAAACCGCCCGTAATATGATTCATCAAATCGGTTCTCCGTGGAATTTTTCACTCGTTCCGCAGATGGCATATTCGCATCTTTCGATTATTCTCGTCTTTGCGCTCGGCATGGCGATTCATTGGTTGCCCGATCGTTTTAAACGTTCTTACCGCGTCATTTTCTGTCACCTTCCCATTTGGGCGATGATTTTATTCGCCGTATTTGCGTGCCTTGTGATTTATCAATTTTCAAGCGCAGACTCGCCACCGTTCATCTACTTCCAATTTTAA
- a CDS encoding GDSL-type esterase/lipase family protein: MTKKIFFHFLFAIFLFPTTLLAGSKTINLPIDTAKNHIIFPAGNAAFAPFLRKFDSLTFTGKGNINILHLGGSHLQADVISNRTRVRLLKELKIPAAGRGFVFPYAAAKTNTPVSYASRKKGHFKWKRSVLKGKRPPLGVLGFEVTTIDPDAEVRIVLDSRIPDEDFWNFTQVRVFGFSPDSIEPILQLERGGVYYHGERDSLSDSFAFDLPVRADSLILSFPWPNAHKEKRLRDTLSKLSPAEQDSLFANSHFFNSQPSFTLTGILLNDTIPGLIYNSIGVNGADMKAYLSLENLERDLEFSKPDLVIFAIGINDANVEIFNSELFKARYDTLIARIQSVSPQAAFIFVSNNDCYLTSTKQPNLNSVLVAQAGYDLAKKHKGGFWDLYGVMGGFKSIETWQKADYAKKDHVHFKNAGYELLGDLFYDALKEVMRPEAPSISVIPQNLPALGRLPTANAPAKSIKHSKSKKSAHKKVKK, from the coding sequence ATGACGAAAAAAATTTTCTTTCATTTTCTCTTTGCAATTTTCCTTTTCCCGACGACTCTTTTGGCGGGAAGTAAAACCATCAACTTGCCAATTGATACGGCGAAAAATCACATCATCTTTCCCGCAGGAAATGCAGCGTTCGCACCATTTTTGCGCAAATTTGATTCGCTCACTTTCACCGGGAAAGGAAACATCAACATTTTACATTTAGGCGGTTCGCATTTACAAGCCGATGTTATTTCGAATCGCACACGAGTTCGTCTTTTAAAAGAATTAAAAATTCCCGCAGCTGGCCGCGGATTTGTCTTCCCTTACGCTGCCGCAAAAACCAATACGCCCGTGAGTTACGCATCGCGGAAAAAAGGCCACTTCAAATGGAAGCGCAGCGTTCTCAAAGGCAAGCGCCCGCCTCTCGGCGTTTTGGGATTTGAAGTGACGACCATTGACCCCGATGCCGAAGTGCGCATCGTTCTCGATAGTCGAATTCCCGACGAAGATTTTTGGAATTTCACCCAAGTCCGCGTTTTTGGATTTTCTCCCGATTCCATTGAACCAATTTTACAACTCGAACGCGGCGGCGTTTATTATCACGGCGAACGCGATTCTCTTTCGGACAGTTTTGCTTTTGATTTGCCCGTCCGCGCAGATTCTTTGATTCTCAGTTTCCCGTGGCCGAACGCACACAAAGAAAAAAGGCTCCGCGATACGCTTTCCAAACTTTCTCCCGCCGAACAAGATTCGCTTTTTGCAAATTCCCATTTTTTCAATTCGCAGCCATCGTTTACTCTCACCGGAATTTTGCTCAACGATACAATTCCCGGGCTCATTTACAATTCGATTGGAGTCAATGGCGCCGATATGAAAGCGTATCTTTCCCTCGAAAATTTAGAACGCGATTTGGAATTTTCGAAACCGGATTTAGTGATTTTTGCGATTGGCATTAACGATGCAAATGTGGAAATTTTCAATTCCGAACTTTTTAAAGCGCGCTACGATACACTCATCGCCCGCATCCAATCCGTTTCTCCGCAAGCCGCATTCATTTTCGTTTCGAATAATGATTGCTATCTCACTTCGACGAAACAGCCAAATTTAAACAGCGTTCTCGTCGCCCAAGCGGGTTACGATTTAGCGAAAAAACACAAAGGCGGATTTTGGGATTTATACGGAGTCATGGGCGGATTTAAATCTATTGAAACTTGGCAGAAAGCCGATTACGCCAAAAAAGATCATGTGCATTTTAAAAATGCGGGCTATGAACTTTTAGGCGATCTCTTTTACGATGCGCTCAAAGAAGTCATGCGCCCCGAAGCGCCGAGCATTTCGGTCATTCCGCAGAATCTTCCCGCACTCGGAAGACTTCCCACAGCGAATGCTCCCGCCAAAAGCATTAAGCACAGCAAATCCAAAAAATCCGCGCACAAGAAGGTGAAAAAATGA
- a CDS encoding excinuclease ABC subunit UvrA — MDSEISLRGAHLRNLKKLNADFPVGKITVVCGPSGCGKSSLVMDVLHGESRRRYLETLSPFALKILGGRTNIPLDSADGLRPSIAISASRGDAPAKSSPLSISECEFPLRILWAALANPACPICGKPMTCDTRENIIVKICELPLGSRLQFLAAVEVKNLSLDAISATLLSQGYSRVIADGKSYSLDALRAEEKLLVPQEIFVVLDRVIIREGVRTRIAEAVDATLRFSHTKVILDLGSERKIFSTIPFCAEHDTTAAALNPADLSPHSLHFQCKTCGGNGEIESKTEDKDAEICPDCGGFRLQNFILESSVQGISWRKILSSSFAELEKILPEIFNGILPEHLKSTAEMLFARIHAVNKIGLGYLGAGRIGSSLSGGELGRLRLSPLATGHLDGMCICLDEPASGLFKTDVEKLWKIFEEIRDRGNTLVLIEHNPFLIERADKVIEMGPGAGELGGEILFSGTPAELQANENSPTGKWLRELAKNPPQKSDEKSDSCIHVKKFHLYDMAPVSAEFPLQKFSVISGESGSGKSTLLFQHILPRFYKGDFKKLGIQNISLLSSRGFFRNRRSTVASAIGIAPLFRDLFSKLPESKIKGFSASKFSTAVPGGRCETCKGEGILRDPSGFEESECPVCLGKRFRDEILEVRFKTLSYADVLDLTVEKAATIFNFASKFTEKLLPLVRTGLGYLRLGQSTANLSGGEAARIKLSLALSRAKFPNTLFLFDEPARGLHKNDIDKMIALIRELVENGHTVIAIEHQEDFLRNADYKIELKRKNH; from the coding sequence GTGGATAGCGAAATTTCTCTTCGCGGAGCGCATCTCCGCAATCTGAAAAAATTAAACGCCGACTTTCCCGTCGGAAAAATTACCGTGGTCTGCGGGCCTTCGGGCTGCGGAAAATCTTCTCTCGTTATGGATGTTTTGCACGGAGAAAGTCGCCGCCGTTACTTGGAAACGCTGAGTCCTTTTGCACTCAAAATTTTGGGAGGCCGCACCAATATTCCGCTCGATAGCGCGGACGGTCTGCGCCCAAGCATTGCGATTTCAGCTTCCCGCGGAGACGCTCCCGCAAAATCTTCGCCGCTTTCGATTTCGGAATGCGAATTTCCGCTGCGCATTTTATGGGCTGCACTTGCAAATCCTGCATGTCCCATCTGCGGAAAACCGATGACGTGTGACACGCGTGAAAATATCATCGTGAAAATTTGCGAACTTCCCCTCGGCAGTCGTCTCCAATTTCTCGCTGCCGTTGAAGTCAAAAATTTATCGCTCGATGCCATTTCGGCAACTCTTCTTTCGCAAGGATATTCCCGCGTTATCGCCGACGGAAAAAGTTATTCTCTCGATGCGCTTCGCGCAGAAGAAAAGCTTCTCGTTCCCCAAGAAATTTTCGTCGTCCTCGACCGCGTCATTATCCGCGAAGGCGTCCGCACACGCATCGCCGAAGCCGTCGACGCGACTCTCCGTTTTTCGCATACAAAAGTCATCTTGGATTTGGGTAGCGAACGAAAAATTTTTAGCACAATTCCATTTTGCGCCGAACACGATACGACAGCGGCAGCGTTAAATCCTGCGGACTTGTCTCCGCATTCTCTGCATTTTCAATGCAAAACTTGTGGCGGCAACGGAGAAATCGAAAGCAAAACCGAAGACAAAGATGCAGAAATTTGTCCGGACTGCGGCGGTTTTCGTCTGCAAAATTTCATCTTGGAATCGAGCGTGCAAGGAATTTCTTGGCGAAAAATTTTAAGCTCTTCTTTTGCTGAATTAGAAAAAATTTTGCCGGAAATTTTTAACGGGATTCTTCCCGAACATTTGAAAAGCACCGCCGAAATGCTTTTCGCACGCATTCACGCGGTGAACAAAATCGGACTCGGCTACTTGGGCGCCGGGCGCATCGGCAGTTCCCTTTCGGGCGGAGAACTCGGAAGACTTCGGCTTTCGCCTTTAGCAACGGGACATTTAGACGGCATGTGCATTTGCCTCGACGAACCCGCCAGCGGACTTTTTAAAACCGATGTCGAAAAACTTTGGAAAATTTTTGAAGAAATTCGCGACCGCGGAAACACTCTCGTTTTAATTGAGCACAATCCGTTTTTAATTGAGCGCGCGGATAAAGTCATTGAAATGGGCCCAGGCGCAGGCGAACTCGGCGGCGAAATTCTCTTCAGCGGAACTCCCGCCGAACTCCAAGCAAACGAAAATTCTCCCACCGGAAAATGGCTCCGCGAACTCGCCAAAAATCCGCCACAAAAATCCGACGAAAAATCAGACTCTTGCATTCACGTGAAAAAATTTCACCTCTACGATATGGCGCCCGTTTCTGCAGAATTTCCACTGCAAAAATTCAGCGTGATTTCGGGAGAAAGCGGAAGCGGCAAAAGCACTCTTTTATTCCAACATATTTTGCCGCGTTTTTACAAAGGCGATTTCAAAAAACTCGGCATTCAAAATATTTCGCTTTTAAGTTCCCGCGGATTTTTCAGAAATCGTCGCAGCACAGTTGCAAGTGCCATCGGCATTGCGCCGCTTTTCCGCGATTTGTTTTCAAAACTTCCCGAAAGTAAAATCAAAGGATTTTCCGCATCAAAATTCAGCACCGCAGTTCCCGGCGGACGTTGCGAAACCTGCAAAGGCGAAGGCATTCTCCGCGATCCATCGGGCTTTGAAGAAAGCGAATGTCCCGTTTGTCTCGGAAAACGTTTCCGCGATGAAATTTTAGAAGTCCGCTTTAAAACTCTTTCCTACGCCGATGTGTTGGATTTAACCGTCGAAAAAGCAGCGACGATTTTCAACTTCGCTTCTAAATTTACCGAAAAACTTTTGCCGCTTGTGCGCACAGGTCTCGGCTATTTACGACTCGGCCAATCGACTGCAAATCTTTCTGGTGGCGAAGCCGCTCGCATTAAACTTTCTCTCGCCCTTTCCCGCGCGAAATTTCCGAATACACTTTTCCTCTTCGATGAACCCGCCCGCGGACTGCACAAAAATGACATCGATAAAATGATTGCTTTAATCCGCGAACTCGTAGAAAACGGTCACACCGTCATCGCCATCGAACATCAAGAAGATTTTTTAAGAAACGCCGATTATAAAATCGAATTAAAAAGAAAAAATCATTAG
- a CDS encoding YihY/virulence factor BrkB family protein — protein MTLEQNIDRITHKWPIPLRVMIVSTKAFLFNHGTIRAAAMTYTSFLAVIPFLILLTAISLSLGLGSFFNTYLPVLDQFFSLGLPLDDIMPLLENTEHIHLRTLGVIGSVSLFITYIFAIGNLEVNMNVVWENQTSRPFFKQFVAYTPLLLVAALGFAFFAMFVNHLKTGLLEVANNWEFLTAETIPQIMSTFWTVAMNVIFVALIFFAIFLLPYRKGHYSYKRLFWPSLVVSLGIWVCTCGYLVILIMLQKSLVSRMSLFYGSLAFIPLVLLFAFGFWAIMLYGNCLVWTIYSWPRSGIKKWNWVQPEGSL, from the coding sequence ATGACACTAGAACAAAACATCGACAGAATAACGCACAAATGGCCGATTCCGCTTCGCGTGATGATCGTTTCCACGAAAGCATTTCTGTTTAATCACGGAACGATTCGAGCCGCAGCGATGACTTACACATCGTTTTTAGCGGTCATTCCGTTTTTAATTCTTCTCACCGCAATTTCGCTTTCTCTCGGACTCGGTTCTTTCTTCAATACTTATCTGCCTGTTCTCGACCAATTCTTCTCTCTCGGTCTTCCGCTTGACGATATTATGCCGCTCCTCGAAAATACGGAGCACATTCATCTCCGAACTCTCGGCGTCATCGGTTCTGTTTCGCTTTTCATCACTTACATTTTCGCAATCGGCAACTTAGAAGTCAATATGAATGTCGTTTGGGAAAATCAAACTTCGCGGCCATTCTTCAAACAATTCGTCGCTTATACGCCGCTGCTTCTTGTCGCCGCTCTCGGTTTCGCTTTTTTTGCCATGTTCGTGAATCATTTGAAAACCGGACTTTTAGAAGTCGCGAATAACTGGGAATTTTTGACAGCCGAAACGATTCCGCAAATCATGAGCACATTTTGGACAGTCGCGATGAATGTGATTTTTGTTGCGCTCATCTTTTTTGCGATTTTTCTTTTGCCCTACCGCAAAGGGCATTATTCCTACAAAAGACTTTTTTGGCCTTCTCTTGTCGTGAGCCTTGGCATTTGGGTTTGCACTTGCGGTTACCTCGTCATTTTAATTATGCTGCAAAAAAGTTTGGTGAGTCGCATGTCGCTCTTCTACGGTTCACTCGCTTTTATTCCGCTCGTGCTGCTTTTTGCTTTTGGATTTTGGGCGATTATGCTCTACGGAAATTGTTTGGTTTGGACGATTTATTCTTGGCCGCGTTCTGGAATTAAAAAATGGAATTGGGTGCAACCCGAAGGCTCGCTGTGA